In a single window of the Nycticebus coucang isolate mNycCou1 chromosome 13, mNycCou1.pri, whole genome shotgun sequence genome:
- the LOC128563980 gene encoding glyceraldehyde-3-phosphate dehydrogenase-like, translating to MVKVKVGINGFGRIGRLFTRAAFNSGKVDIVAINDPFIDLNYMVYMFQYDSTHGKFHGTVKAENRKVVINGNPITIFQERDPAKIKWGEAGADYVVESTGVFTTMEKAGAHL from the coding sequence ATGGTGAAAGTGAAGGTCGGAATAAACGGTTTTGGTCGTATTGGGCGCCTGTTCACCAGGGCTGcttttaactctggcaaagtGGATATTGTCGCCATCAATGACCCCTTCATTGACCTCAACTACATGGTCTACATGTTCCAGTATGATTCCACCCATGGCAAATTCCATGGCACAGTCAAGGCTGAGAACAGGAAGGTTGTCATCAATGGAAATCCGATAACTATCTTCCAGGAGCGAGATCCCGCCAAAATCAAATGGGGTGAGGCAGGAGCAGATTATGTTGTGGAGTCCACTGGTGTCTTCACCAccatggagaaggctggggctcACCTATAG